The genomic region CATGTTCAGCACGATTACCTGTTTATATTCTTTTAATTAGCGCCTTTTTTGACAAAAATGCTGCAACAATTTTATTGTTTGTCTATATTTCAAGTATATTGTTGGTATTATTGTCAGCAAAAATTTTACAGTCATTTTTCATAAAAGGAGAAGAAGTTCCATTTACTATTGAATTACCACGTTTTAGAATGCCAACATTCAGAAATTTAACTCTGTATTCCTGGAATAGAGGAAAACATTTTCTTGAAAAAGCAGGAGGAATTATCTTAATAGCAACTATATTTATATGGCTATTATCATATTTCCCAAATAATAATAATATTTCACATTCCTATGCTGCATATATTGGTAAATTTTTTGAGCCTATAACTCTCCATTTGGGATGGAATTGGCAAACAAACATTTCTTTGATATTCGGAGCTGTTGCAAAAGAAGTTGTTGCATCTTCTTACATGACAATTTTAAATGTTGGTCAGGAAGGTATAACATATGCGTTACAAACTATATTAACCCCAAGATCTGCTCTGGCTCTAATATTTTTTGTTTTAGCGTATATCCCTTGTTTTGCAACTCTCAGCGTTATAAAACAAGAAACGAATAGTTGGAAATGGCTATTTTTTGAATTATTTTATACATTAGTTGTTGCTTATTTAATTGCTAATTTCGTTTACTTGATAGGAGGAATTTTCCTATGAAAAATAAAAAAACAATATTAATACTAATAGGTTTTTTATCATTGTTAATGGCATTTTTAAATATGAAATATGATAGTTTTATTTTTATTTCTTATATAACGGTTTCTCTTATAGCGTTTATTGGTTTATGGGAAGACATTAAAAATATATGGTATCATAAATCAGCACATATTGTGGTAAGTGGTATTGTATCAGTATTAATTGGAATATATGAATTATTAAAATATGCTTTTGGCTGGTTGGCAGTTTATACTAGTGAAGGAAATACACCTGAATTTAAAATATTTATATATCTTTTCTCATTGCTAATGCTAATAATTCTTACTCAGGAAATAAATTATCTTAAAAAAACTGGAGAGAATAAATAAATACATAAATAAAAAACGGCTCTTTGAGCCGTTTTTTATTTATATTCAAATAGTTTCATAGATACAATAGAATTATTATTTAATAAGAAAATCACATCTCCAGTATTATCTACTAATGCATAAGAGATATTCTTTTCTAAATTAAACTCTGAAACTTTATTTAAATTAACGCTATTCCATATCTCAATTTTTCCATTTTTCCCTGCTACTATAAAATATTTTTTCAACAATGATGGTAAAATACTATAAACTCCTTCAAATGATTGAAACGAAGTCAAAACGCTTCCATTCTCAATATTTAAAATTGAAATTTTTCCATTGAGCTGAGAGGCTATCAAGTATTTATCATTCTTTAATAATAAAATATCTGTAATAGAACCATCGAATTTCACATTCCAGATGTTTTTCCCGTTAAATTTATCAATTTTAGATACTGTACCATCCTTCATAGAAACATAGATTGCTCTATCATTTACACTAACTTTTGTTATTTCCTGTTTTAAATCAGCTAATTCTTTACTTTCAACACCTGTTATTGTATATAGTTTTCCATTTTCAAGTGCTACATATAAAACTTTATTCTTTGAAACTAAATAAGTTATTTTGCTTTTAAAATCAAACATATAATCCACTTTTTTAGTAATTAAATTATAAACATTTAAAATACCTTTTTCATCTCCAGAATACAACAATTGACTTTCATCATCAAATGCCAGAGAAGTAACTTTAGCATCATGATTATAACTACCAAATCCGTCATTAGACCCAACAGAAACTATTATAACCATTTTATCATTTCCATATGCCATTAAATTATAATTGCTCAGAGCTAATGATTTATTAACAACATTTGTTTCTAATTCCCAATTTTTCAAAGGAGTTGAAACTACACTTTCATTTTCTTTATTAGAATTAATTAATATCATATCAATTTTTCCATTATTATATGGATTAAAAGAAATTTTTCTATTTTCTTTCTTATAATCTCCATATATAACTTCATCTTTCGATACAACAAGCATTATTTTATCAGTTGGTATTTTCGCAAAGGTTAAAATGGAATCCTTCGAAATTTTATGTTCTCCGAATATGCTGGTTACATCTAAATTGTTTTCATCACTACCTGTTATATCTCCAAAAAACTTCATACCATTTTTTAAAATGAAATATGTATATTTCTCCTGAGGATTTTCCATACCTCCTGAAAAACCAAAAATAGAAGAATTTAATAAACTTAAGGTCCCATATCCTAGATCAAAGAAATAATAATCATTTACTTTTTTTAAGAAATTTACATATTTAAATTCATATCCATTATATAATTTTAGTACATATGGTTCTTTAAATTCATATCTTGGATAAGATATACTTTTTATAACATTTAGATTTAAAACTCCTTGACCCAATACTGGAATATTTAGAAATAACTGATTTTCTTTAGCTTCAAATATATTTCCTTTAATTTCAGTATAATTATCTCCTAACGTTATATCAAAATTTTGCGGTTGTTCTTCTCTAAACCATTTTATGTCTGGAACCTCAGGATGTAAAAAATTTACAAATTTCAATTTTGAAACATCATTCAAAATAAATTCACCAATATTCATCTGAATATTTGCAGTTGTTGAAGAATACGATGTCAGTTTTCCGGAAAAAATTTTATCATCTACTATAACTCCATAATCTGCTGTGGTTTTCTCATCGAAAGAAATATACATTATATTTTCCTTTTGAACTGTTAATATCTGATTAAATACTTTTACCTTAACATTATCATCCTTAATTTCAATAACTTCTACTTTAACAGTATTACCATCTATAGATTTCATTAAAGCAGCAAATGTTGAGGAAAATAAGAATAATATTAATAAAAGAAAAAGAAAAATTTTTTTCATAACCTTCCTCCTTTCAAACACCTTCATTATAATAATTTAATTATATAATATCCAAAAACTATGGAAAATATCTGCATAATAAGGGCATTCTCAAGATAATTTAATTTTACTGAAAAAGCTATTGTTTTAAATTTAGAAGCAAAAAATGCTAAAATCAAAGCTAAAATTGAAATACCTAAATCAAACAAGGTAAAATGCAATGGCATATAATTTAAAAGTGGAATCGCTGGTATTAACAAAATTAGATAATAATATTTTTTTGATATTTTCAAAGCAGAAATTAATTTTATCGAATAAAATGCCGTTGTAAAAGCAGAAATATATAATAATATTTTTAATTCACCGTGTATGCCAATTCCTTCTTTTATAAAAAATGTTTGAGTAGGAAATATACCAGATAATCCAAAAACACTAAATATCGCTAAAATTTTGTTCACATCATAACCTTCCACTGTTTTCAATAAATTCAAATCTCTATAATGCGTCTTTTCATATATTCGACCAACATTATAAAAAGCTAAAGATTTGTATAACATGTGTAATGTAAAAAATAAAATAAACAACTCCTTTTTTTCTGCAATAATAATCATCGCTAATCCCATTTGAGAAATCGTAGAGTAGGCCAATATTCTTTTTGAATCATTTTCAAAAAAAGCTAAAATACCACCTATAATTAATGAAAAAAATCCATACAATAAAAGTAATTCTTTTGCTTCATTATAAAAACCGTCATATAAACAAAATGAATATAAAACATATGTCCCTATAGGAGCTATGTAGCCAGATAATACTGCTGAAATTTCAGAAGAAGCTTCAGAATGAGCTGTTGGAAGCCAGGCCGCTAAAAAAATCATACCACTTTTAACTAACAATCCTGTTACAATAAAAGAAACAGCTAACGGATTAGGCTCCTTTGAAAAAGCTATATGTAAATTCAAACTTCCAGTTTCAGCATAAATAAGTCCAACTCCTAATAAATAAAAATTTAACCCTATATAACTTAAAAACATGTATTTTAAACTTGCCCAAATTCTTCTTTCTTTTCTTCCCATTCCTATAAGCAAAAATGAAGATATAGATATTAATTCTAAATGAACATATGTATTGAAAAAATCTTCTGAAGTCAAAATACCTATTAAAGTACCATTTATTATTAACCATAATGATGTAAAAATATTATTATGTCGTCGTGCAGCCCTCCAATAAATTATAAACATCATTATATTAAAGAAAAAAGCTAATACATACATCTCTTTGGGAAAATAAATTTCTATACCTTTTAATCTATCCCAACCGCCAGGAAATATTCTTTCCTCATGTCCCAAAAATGTCAAATATGTATTTAGAGTCATTAAAAATACGTAAGTTAGGTATCCTATATACCTATGATAATTTCTAAATATATAAGCTAAAATTCCCATGGAAACCGGAAATAATATTAATAATATAGCCATTATTTTTCTAGCTCCTCTTCAATTACATCTACATTATGAGTTTTGAATTTTTCTGCTAATATCATAATATACACCAATGATAAAGAAATTGTAGCAAATCCTATTACAATAACTGTTAATAAAAAAGAATGTATTAAAGGATCTGCATTATTAACTAAAGTATTAGATATAATTATTGGTATATTTTTTCCATATCCTAATATAACAAAAAATAATAATATACCGGATTGAAATATACTCAGGAAAAATAATTTTATTATCAAATCTTTCTTTACTATTAAACCAAATAACCCTAAAAAAATAATAACGTAAGAATATATAAAATATAAATTCATTAAAGTAACCCCCTATGTTTGATGAATTGATAAAGGATTGTCCATGAACCACCAAAAACCTCAAATGCAATAAAAGAATTCAGCATCACAGCACTTCCACCACTGAAAATTGTTCCTGGTTGAAATTTTGGGAAAAAATTGATAAAATATTCTCCAAAAAATACTTTTCCTAATATTGCATATATTATAATAAACAATGGAATCAATACTTTTATTTCTTCGATTCTTGATTTTTCAAAAATTTCTTCAATTTCTTCATATCTTTTTATTAAGGCTAATGACAATACACCAGTCCCTAAGATAATTCCAGAATTAAAGCCACCACCAGGATACAAATGTCCTGTGAGTGTGTTATAAAAACCTAATAATAAAGTTATTGGGAACATAACTGGTGCAAAAACCCTTAAAACAATAGAAGGTTTTGAAAATTCATATTTAGATGGTTGAAAAAATTTCATAAAGTAAGAAATACCTATTATAGTAACTGTAAAAACCAGTATTTCAAAAAAAGTATCATAAAATCTATAGTCTAAAACAATAGCCGATACAAGATTCAAAGAACCATTATCCTGTAAAACAGTTATATTGTAATTTGGATTTTTTATAATTTTTTGTGGCATTTCTGTATACAACAGAAAAAAAAGAGTTGATAGAGATATTAATGATAAAATTATTTTTTTCATCCAATATTCCTCCGGACTATAGATTCATATTCTTTTGAATTAATAAATGTTTTTAAAAATCTATTAAATTCGTCTTTTAATGTTTTATTATGTTTTGAAAAAAGAATTCTATATCCATTATCAGAAAATTCTTCTGCTGCAATATTTGTTTTTTTTCTAAAATAATGTTTTAATCTTAAATAATCAATAAGTTTAAATTCTTCTAATTTATTTAAAATAATACTTTCATATTTCTCTGGAATATTTCCTGTATATTTAAATAATTTGGTAGGTAAATAACTTTTTGAAAACAAATATTTATATTTTTTTTCATCAAGTATTATTAAGCCACCTACAATAATATCAACCTCACCACTGTTTATATAATTTAATATATTCTCTTTTTTTATTGGGATAAATTCTATTTCAAAAAATGAGTTTTCAGCAAAATTATCCAGTAATTCTTTTT from Marinitoga aeolica harbors:
- a CDS encoding MnhB domain-containing protein encodes the protein MKKIILSLISLSTLFFLLYTEMPQKIIKNPNYNITVLQDNGSLNLVSAIVLDYRFYDTFFEILVFTVTIIGISYFMKFFQPSKYEFSKPSIVLRVFAPVMFPITLLLGFYNTLTGHLYPGGGFNSGIILGTGVLSLALIKRYEEIEEIFEKSRIEEIKVLIPLFIIIYAILGKVFFGEYFINFFPKFQPGTIFSGGSAVMLNSFIAFEVFGGSWTILYQFIKHRGLL
- a CDS encoding cation:proton antiporter subunit C, producing the protein MNLYFIYSYVIIFLGLFGLIVKKDLIIKLFFLSIFQSGILLFFVILGYGKNIPIIISNTLVNNADPLIHSFLLTVIVIGFATISLSLVYIMILAEKFKTHNVDVIEEELEK
- a CDS encoding WD40 domain-containing protein, with the translated sequence MKKIFLFLLLILFLFSSTFAALMKSIDGNTVKVEVIEIKDDNVKVKVFNQILTVQKENIMYISFDEKTTADYGVIVDDKIFSGKLTSYSSTTANIQMNIGEFILNDVSKLKFVNFLHPEVPDIKWFREEQPQNFDITLGDNYTEIKGNIFEAKENQLFLNIPVLGQGVLNLNVIKSISYPRYEFKEPYVLKLYNGYEFKYVNFLKKVNDYYFFDLGYGTLSLLNSSIFGFSGGMENPQEKYTYFILKNGMKFFGDITGSDENNLDVTSIFGEHKISKDSILTFAKIPTDKIMLVVSKDEVIYGDYKKENRKISFNPYNNGKIDMILINSNKENESVVSTPLKNWELETNVVNKSLALSNYNLMAYGNDKMVIIVSVGSNDGFGSYNHDAKVTSLAFDDESQLLYSGDEKGILNVYNLITKKVDYMFDFKSKITYLVSKNKVLYVALENGKLYTITGVESKELADLKQEITKVSVNDRAIYVSMKDGTVSKIDKFNGKNIWNVKFDGSITDILLLKNDKYLIASQLNGKISILNIENGSVLTSFQSFEGVYSILPSLLKKYFIVAGKNGKIEIWNSVNLNKVSEFNLEKNISYALVDNTGDVIFLLNNNSIVSMKLFEYK
- a CDS encoding transporter substrate-binding domain-containing protein, producing MIEFFLLTFLAILALMMFFVKKYINAILIYAAFGTILSGVFFVFNAPDVAAVQMTIGSAFIIFVYIIAIKTRSKIKVGYIETPYLFEKHGEKLIGFEKELLDNFAENSFFEIEFIPIKKENILNYINSGEVDIIVGGLIILDEKKYKYLFSKSYLPTKLFKYTGNIPEKYESIILNKLEEFKLIDYLRLKHYFRKKTNIAAEEFSDNGYRILFSKHNKTLKDEFNRFLKTFINSKEYESIVRRNIG
- a CDS encoding complex I subunit 5 family protein → MAILLILFPVSMGILAYIFRNYHRYIGYLTYVFLMTLNTYLTFLGHEERIFPGGWDRLKGIEIYFPKEMYVLAFFFNIMMFIIYWRAARRHNNIFTSLWLIINGTLIGILTSEDFFNTYVHLELISISSFLLIGMGRKERRIWASLKYMFLSYIGLNFYLLGVGLIYAETGSLNLHIAFSKEPNPLAVSFIVTGLLVKSGMIFLAAWLPTAHSEASSEISAVLSGYIAPIGTYVLYSFCLYDGFYNEAKELLLLYGFFSLIIGGILAFFENDSKRILAYSTISQMGLAMIIIAEKKELFILFFTLHMLYKSLAFYNVGRIYEKTHYRDLNLLKTVEGYDVNKILAIFSVFGLSGIFPTQTFFIKEGIGIHGELKILLYISAFTTAFYSIKLISALKISKKYYYLILLIPAIPLLNYMPLHFTLFDLGISILALILAFFASKFKTIAFSVKLNYLENALIMQIFSIVFGYYIIKLL